The sequence below is a genomic window from Denitratisoma sp. DHT3.
CCCTGCGCCGCCAGGCCGCGGCCACGCATCCGGTCCCGGCCGGAGACCACTGAACCATGTCCGCCGCCCACGCGCCCCACCCGCCCCTGCCCGGCAGCGAACGCCTGCTGGCGACCATCGCGGTGTCCCTGGCCATCTTCATGTACGGCCTGGACATGGCGGTGGCCAACGTCTCGATCCCGGCCATCACCGGCAACCTCGGCGTTTCGCTCAACCAGGGCACCTGGGTGATCACCTCCTACGCCGTCGCCAACGCGATCGTGATCCCGCTGACCGGCTGGCTCACCGCCCGCTTCGGCCAGGTGCGGCTGTTCCTCACTTCCGCGCTGTTGTTCACCCTGGCCTCGGCGTTGTGCGGCCTGTCCACCAGCCTGGAGATGCTGGTGTTCTTCCGCTGTGTGCAGGGCGCGGTGGCCGGACCGATGAATCCGCTGGCGATGGCCCTGCTGTTGGCCGCCTATCCGCCGCAGAAGGCGGCGTTCGCGATGGGCGCCTCGATGATGACGGCGATGATGTCGCCCGCGCTGGGACCGGTGCTGGGCGGCTGGATCACGGACAATTTCTCCTGGCCCTGGATCTTCTACATCAACATTCCCGTCGGCCTGTTCTCCACCTGGGTCAGCTGGCGCATCTTCCGCCACCGCGAGTCGCCACGCGTCAAGCAGCCGGTGGACTACGTGGGCCTGATCCTGCTGGCCATCTGGGTCGGCGCATTCCAGGTGATGATGGAGCAGGGCCGCGAACACAACTGGTTCGACTCCGCCTGGGTGATCTTCCTCGGCATCACCTGCGTCACCGGTCTGATCTTCTTCCTGGTCTGGGAATGGTACGAGCCCCATCCGGTGGTGGAATTGCGGCTGTTCAAGATTCCAACCTTTTCCGTCAGCGCCACCATCGGCATCTTCACCAGCCTGCCCTTCTTCGGCAACATCGTGCTGACGCCGCTCTGGCTGCAAAGCTCGCTCGGCTACTCGGCGACCCAGGCCGGCCAGGTCGCCATGTTCAGCGGGCTGTTCATGTTCCTCTTCCAGCCCCTGGTGGCCCGCGCGGTGCCGCGGCTCGGCAGCCGCCGGCTGGCGGTGGTCGGGCTGTGCATCCTGATCGTCTCGGTGTATCTGCGCACCGGCTTCAACCCGCTCCTCACCAGCGTCGACATCATCATACCCATGGCCTTGCAGGGCATCGGCGCCGGCGCCGTCTTCATGCCCATCGCGCTGCTCTACATCTCCGACATGCCGCCGGCAAAAATCGCCAGCGCCAACGGCATCTACGCCTTCACCCGCACGCTGTCGATCGGCATCGGCACCTCGGTCGCCACCAGCCTGTGGGACAACCGCACCAGCCATCACCACGCGCAGTTGACGGCCCAGATCACCCCCTACAACGATGCCGCGACACAGGCGCTGGGCGGGCTGAGCGCGTCCCTCGGCAACGAGGGTGCCCTGGCGACGATGGAGCGGCTCATCACGGTGCAGGCCCAGACCCTCGGCGTGAATGACTACAACGTGTTCGCGATCGGATTGCTGCTGGCCGGCATCGCCTTCATCCTCCTGGTAAAGCCGGGCCGGCCGGCCGGCGCCGCGATGCCGGCGCCGATACTGGAACACTGAGATGAACGCGGCCCACGCCCCATTGCCCCCCATCGAGGGCGGCAAGCGCCTCTTGGCCACCCTGGCGGTCTCCCTGGCCTGCTTCATGTACACCCTGGAGATGGCGGTGGCCAATCTCTCCCTGCCGGCCATCGCCGGCGACCTGGGCGTGTCACCGCCCCAGGCGACCTGGGTGATCACCGCCTACGCCGTCACCAGCGCCATCATCACCCCCCTCTCCGGGTGGCTCACCGCCCGCGTCGGCCAGGTGCGGCTGTTCGTCTACTCCTTGCTGCTGTTCGCGCTGACCTCCCTGTTCTGCGCGCTGGCCACCAGCCTGCCGCTGCTGATTCTCGCCCGCTGCCTGCAGGGCGCCGTGGTGGCGCCGCTGATGCCGGTGGCGATCGCCTTGCTGCTGCAAGCCTATCCGCCGAGCCAGGCGGCGCTGGCGGTCTCCATTTCGATGTTCACCATGATGTTCTCGCCCGTGGTGGGGCCGATCATCGGCGGCTGGATCACCGAGAATCTGTCCTGGCCCTGGATCTTCTACATCAACGTGCCGATCGGCGTGCTGGTGGCGATCGCCTCGTGGCGGCTGTTCAAGGACCGGGAATCGCCCCGGGTGCGCCAGCCGGTGGATATGGTGGGCCTGATCCTGCTGGCGATCTGGGTCGGGGCGTTGCAGATCCTGCTGGACAAGGGGCGGGAACTGGGCTGGTTCGAGTCGGGGGAAATCCTCGCCCTGGGCGTCACGGCGCTGATGGGGTTCTGCTTCTTCCTGGTCTGGGAATGGTACGAGGCCCATCCGATCGTGGAATTGCGGCTCTTCGCCAACCGCAACTTCGTGGTGGGGACGGCCACCAACAGCCTCTGGAGCTTCATCTACCTGGGCAACATCCTGCTGCTGCCGCTCTGGCTGCAGCAGTCGCTGGGCTACACCGCCACCTGGGCCGGTCTGGTGGTGGCGCCCAGCGGCCTGGCCGCGGTGATCATGCAGCCGGTGGCCAATCGCCTGCTGGGCGTGTCCGGCATCCGTTCCCTGGCCACGGTGGGCCTTGCCATGCTGGCCCTGGCCGCCTATCTGCGGGCGGGGTTCACCAGCGGCGTGGCGCCGGAGCACATCGTCCCGGCGCAGATCTGCAACGGCATCGGCTCGACCTGCTTTTCCCTGGCCAGCAGCCTGCTGCTGTTCAACGGCCTGAGCCAGTGGCAGATCGCCAGCGCCTCCGGACTCTCATCCTTCGTGCGCCTGATGGCGACCGCCATGGGGACGTCGTTCGCCGCCACGATCTGGGACAGCCGCACCTACCATCATCGCAGCGAACTGGCGGCCCACGTCACCCCTTACGACAACGCCATCGGCCAGTTCATGAACAGCGCGTCGGCGCTGGGCATGGATCTCACGGGGGCGCTGATCGCGGTCGAGCATCAGCTCACGGCGCAGGCGCAGACCCTCGCCGCCAACGATTATTTCTGGCTTTCCTCACTGCTGTTTCTGGGCATCGCGGCACTCATCTGGCTGGCGCGCCCCGTCGCCGCGCCGCCGGGGACGCCGCCGGCGGTACTGGAGCACTGAGGGCCGGCTCAGGCGTGGATGCCGCCCAGGCACCAGTACTGGGTCTCCAGGTAATCCTCGATGCCGTGGCGGGAACCCTCCCGCCCCAGGCCCGATTCCTTCATGCCGCCGAAAGGCGCCACCTCCGTCGAGATCGCGCTTTCGTTGATGCCGACCATGCCGTACTCCAGCGCCTCGGCGACGCGGAACACCCGCGCCACGTCGCGGCTGTAGAAGTAGGCGGCAAGGCCGTATTCGGTGTCGTTGGCGAGCCGGATCGCCTCGGCCTCGTCGCGGAAGCGGAACAGCGGCGCCACCGGGCCGAAGGTCTCCTCGCGGGCGATGCGCATCGCCGGCGTCACGTCGGCCAGGATCGTCGGCTGGAAGAAGTTGCCGCCCAGCGCGTGGCGGGCGCCGCCGGCCAGCAGGCGGGCGCCCTTGTCCAGCGCGTCCCGCACGTGGGCCTCCACCTTGCTCACGGCAGCCGCCTCGATCAGGGGACCGATGCGGCTGGCCGGATCGCGCCCGTCGCCGACGGCCAGCTCCGCCACCGCGACGGCCAGGCGGCGCGCGAACTCGTCGTAGATGCCGTCCTGAATCAGCAGACGGTTGGCGCAGACGCAGGTCTGGCCGGCGTTGCGGTACTTGGAGGCGACCGCGCCGCGCACCGCCAGGTCGAGATCGGCGTCGTCGAAGACGATGAAGGGCGCGTTGCCGCCGAGTTCCAGGGAGACCTTCTTCACCGTGTCGGCGCACTGCCGCAGCAGCAGCTTGCCCACCTCGGTGGAGCCGGTGAAGCTGAGCTTGCGCACCGTGGGGCTGGCGCACAGCACCTGCCCCACGGTCTGCGGATCGGCGCTGGTGATCACGTTGAACACGCCCGGCGGCAGACCGGCCCGCGCGCCCAGTTCGGCCAGCGCCAGCGCCGAGAATGGCGTCAGTTCCGCCGGCTTGGCCACCATCGTGCAGCCGGCGGCGAGCGCCGCGCCGACCTTGCGGGTGAGCATTGCGGAGGGGAAGTTCCACGGCGTGATCGCGGCGCAGACGCCGACCGGCGTCTTCCGCACCAGCAGGCGCCGGTCGGGCGCGGTGGCGGGGATGGTTTCGCCATAGACCCGCTTGCCCTCCTCGGCGAACCACTCGATGAAGGATGCGCCGTAGGCGATCTCGCCCCGCGCCTCGGCCAGGGGCTTGCCCTGCTCCGCCGTCAGCAGGCGGGCCAGATCTTCCTGGTGGGTCAGGATCAGTTCGCACCAGCGGCGCAGGACGGCGCCCCGCTCGCGCGCGGTGCGGCGCCGCCAGTCCGGCCAGGCATCGGCCGCGGCGCGGATCGCCACCTCCGTCTGCGCCCGCCCCAGGTCCGGCACGGTCCCCAGCAGCGCGCCCGTGGCCGGATCGCGGACATCGAACCCGCCGCCCGCGCCATCGATCCATTGACCATCGACATGGGCCTGCTGACGGAACAGGCCGGGATCATCCAGATTCATGTTCGCTCTCCGTCGTGGAATATTTCAAGGTAGCACGGCCCCCACCTCCATCGACAATCCCAAGCGCACCGCGCATCTGGTGAAACACGTTCATACCAGGCGAACGATTGTTATATTGCTCATGAACAATACATTGCTAGAATGCAATATATGAAAGCCGCCCGCATTGTCCAAGCCAAAGAAATCCGGGACGACGGTTCCATCGTCGAGATCGTGGCCTGGGAGCTCGATGCGCCGCTGCCACCCTGCGCCCACCGTTACAAATACCGTCTGTTTTTTGGTCGTGCCGGTGAATGCTACGTCCGTTATGACAATGAGCGCGGCAAGGGAGACCATCGGCACTTCGGCAATGAGGAAACGGCCTACGCATTCACATCCATCAATGCGCTGCTGGACGATTTCGAGCGCGATGTCACAAACTGGAGGTAAGCCATGAAAGCCATTATCGAGGTCGGTCCCAAGGGTTCCATCTTTCGCAATGTGCGCACCCAGTTGGCGGATTCAAAGGATGGCCACGCACCCGACTATCGGCTGACGTTCGAATCGGCCAGGGTCATGTTTGCGGAACTGACGCCCGCCAGGCTGGATTTGATCAATACATTGCACGGCATGGGCCCTGTGAGCATCTATGCCCTGGCAAAGGCTGCCGGCCGAAATTACTCCAATGTCCATGCCGACATATCCCGCCTGATCGAACTGGGCATGGTGGAACGCAACGAGGACACCGTGGAAGTGAAATTCGACGCCGTCGAAATCCATATGGATCTGGCCAAGGCTGCCTGATCGTGAACTACGCGAGATAAGCGCTTCCATACCGGCACCCAACAAAAAGCCGCCCGAAGGCGGCTTTTTGTTGAAACGCGTTGCTGCCGGCGATCAGTGCTCGCCCAGCACCGAGACGGTGATGGTGACCACCACGTCGGGATGGGGCGCGACTTCGAGCTGGGTGTCGCCGATGGTCTTGAGCAGGCCGTTGGGCATGCGCACGGCGGCTTTCTCGACCTCGATGCCCTGCGCCTTGAGCGCATCGGCGACGTCGGCATTGCCGACGGAGCCGAACAGGCGGCCATCGACACCGGCCTTGCGGGTGATCTGCACCATCATGCCGTCGAGCTTGGTGCCCAGCGCCTGGGCGGCGGCCAGCTTCTCGGCCTGGACCTTTTCCAGCTCGGCGCGGCGGGCTTCGAACACTTTCAGGTTCTCGGCCGTGGCGCGCTTGGCCATGCCCTTCGGGATCAGGAAGTTGCGGGCATAGCCGTCCTTGACCTTGACCACGTCGCCGAGGCCGCCGAGGTTAACCACTTTTTCCATCAGAATGATTTGCATGGTCTGTCCCTCGCTCAAGCGTTGTGCAGGTCGGTGTAGGGCATCAGGGCCAGGAAGCGGGCGCGCTTGATGGCCGTCGACAGCTGACGCTGATAGCCGGTCTTGGTGCCGGTGATGCGGGCGGGCATGATCTTGCCGGTCTCGGTGACGAAGTCCTTGAGGATTTCAACATCCTTGTAGTCGATCTCTTCGATCTTCTCCGCGCTGAAGCGGCAGAACTTGCGACGCTTGAACAGGCTGCGGCCCTTGTCGTCCTTGCGCTTGTTGTTAGCGCCCTTACCTTTTGGTTTGAATGCCATCTGGATTTCCTTCCAAAAATTCGATTGTCTTCACATGCAGCACCGGCGTCCGGCTCTTCAGGCTCCGGGCGGCGATGAAGCCGCCGAGATGAAGCCCGTCGCCCGTTTGTGCGCCGGTCAGCAGATTCGCTGTCGGCCCCACGGCCACACAGGGCATTTCGCATTCCACGCGCCGCATCGCTCCCGCCTCCTCCTGCTCGGACTGGTGTACCAAGCGGAATTCGACGACCGGAACGCCGGCTGGCGTGTAGCGCAATGCCCCCCGCTCAAGGATCTGCCCGGAGAGCCGGATCAGATTGGTGGCTGCGGCGGGGAACGTCAAGTCAGGCAGCCGGCGCCTCCGCCTTGGCTTCGACCGCGGGCGTCAGGGAGCGGGACTTCTCTTCCTTCATCATCGGCGAGGGCGCAGTGACGGCCTTGTCCATCTTGATGGTCAGGTGGCGCAGCACGGCGTCGTTGAACTTGAAGGCGTTTTCCAGCTCGGCCAGGGTCTCGCCGTCGCACTCGATGTTCATCAGTACGTAGTGGGCCTTGTGCACCTTCTGGATCGGATAGGCCATCTGACGGCGGCCCCAGTCTTCCAGGCGATGGATCGCGCCGTTGCGGCCGGTCACCAGGGTCTGGTAGCGCTCGATCATGGCCGGAACCTGCTCGGACTGGTCCGGATGAACGATGAAAACGATTTCGTAGTGTCGCATGCAATCTCCTTATGGCTGACAGCCCTCCCGGATGCGTGCGGGTGGGGCAAGGTTGAAAGGCCGCGAATTGTAGGGGAAAACCCTCGCAAATTCAACATTGCTTTGACCTGGCGGCAACAGCTGCGTATAATCCGCCCCCTTTCGTACCATCCATCAATGGAGTCCATATCATGTATGCGGTCATAAAAACCGGCGGCAAGCAGTATCGCGTCGCTGCCGGCGAAAAGATCAAAGTAGAACAGATACCGGCAGACGTGGGCGCTGAAATCACTCTCGACCAGGTTCTCATGGTCGGCGAGGGCGAGTCGGTGAAGATCGGCGCGCCCCTGGTTTCCGGCGCCAAGGTCACGGCCAAGGTCGTCTCCCACGGTCGTCACGACAAGATCCGGATTTTCAAGATGCGCCGGCGCAAGCACTACCAGAAGCACCAGGGCCATCGCCAGAACTACACCGAACTGGAAATCAGCGGCATCGCCGCCTGATGACGTAAGCGAAGGAGTCATCACATGGCACACAAAAAAGCAGGCGGCAGTTCCCGCAACGGCCGCGACTCGGAATCGAAACGCCTGGGCGTCAAGCGCTACGGCGACCAACTGGTTTCCGCCGGCAGCATCATCGTGCGTCAGCGCGGCACCCAGTTCCACCCCGGCCTGAACGTCGGCATCGGCAAGGACCACACCCTGTTCGCCAAGATCGACGGCAAGGTGCAGTTCACCGTCAAGGGCGCGGCGCAGCGCAAGCTGGTCAACATCGTCCCCGTTGCCGAGCAAGCCTGACGACGCAGCAAGGGTCCGTAGCCCGGCAAAAGCCCTATCCCTGCGATAGGGCTTTTGTATTTTTGGAGTTCCCCGCATGAAGTTCTTCGACGAAGCGAAAATCGAAGTCGTCGCCGGCGACGGCGGGAACGGCGTCGCTTCGTTCCGCCGCGAGAAGTTCATCCCCTTCGGCGGCCCCGA
It includes:
- the rplU gene encoding 50S ribosomal protein L21, encoding MYAVIKTGGKQYRVAAGEKIKVEQIPADVGAEITLDQVLMVGEGESVKIGAPLVSGAKVTAKVVSHGRHDKIRIFKMRRRKHYQKHQGHRQNYTELEISGIAA
- the rpmA gene encoding 50S ribosomal protein L27, with the protein product MAHKKAGGSSRNGRDSESKRLGVKRYGDQLVSAGSIIVRQRGTQFHPGLNVGIGKDHTLFAKIDGKVQFTVKGAAQRKLVNIVPVAEQA
- a CDS encoding DUF6516 family protein — translated: MKAARIVQAKEIRDDGSIVEIVAWELDAPLPPCAHRYKYRLFFGRAGECYVRYDNERGKGDHRHFGNEETAYAFTSINALLDDFERDVTNWR
- a CDS encoding DHA2 family efflux MFS transporter permease subunit encodes the protein MNAAHAPLPPIEGGKRLLATLAVSLACFMYTLEMAVANLSLPAIAGDLGVSPPQATWVITAYAVTSAIITPLSGWLTARVGQVRLFVYSLLLFALTSLFCALATSLPLLILARCLQGAVVAPLMPVAIALLLQAYPPSQAALAVSISMFTMMFSPVVGPIIGGWITENLSWPWIFYINVPIGVLVAIASWRLFKDRESPRVRQPVDMVGLILLAIWVGALQILLDKGRELGWFESGEILALGVTALMGFCFFLVWEWYEAHPIVELRLFANRNFVVGTATNSLWSFIYLGNILLLPLWLQQSLGYTATWAGLVVAPSGLAAVIMQPVANRLLGVSGIRSLATVGLAMLALAAYLRAGFTSGVAPEHIVPAQICNGIGSTCFSLASSLLLFNGLSQWQIASASGLSSFVRLMATAMGTSFAATIWDSRTYHHRSELAAHVTPYDNAIGQFMNSASALGMDLTGALIAVEHQLTAQAQTLAANDYFWLSSLLFLGIAALIWLARPVAAPPGTPPAVLEH
- the rplI gene encoding 50S ribosomal protein L9, with product MQIILMEKVVNLGGLGDVVKVKDGYARNFLIPKGMAKRATAENLKVFEARRAELEKVQAEKLAAAQALGTKLDGMMVQITRKAGVDGRLFGSVGNADVADALKAQGIEVEKAAVRMPNGLLKTIGDTQLEVAPHPDVVVTITVSVLGEH
- a CDS encoding MarR family transcriptional regulator, with protein sequence MKAIIEVGPKGSIFRNVRTQLADSKDGHAPDYRLTFESARVMFAELTPARLDLINTLHGMGPVSIYALAKAAGRNYSNVHADISRLIELGMVERNEDTVEVKFDAVEIHMDLAKAA
- the rpsR gene encoding 30S ribosomal protein S18; its protein translation is MAFKPKGKGANNKRKDDKGRSLFKRRKFCRFSAEKIEEIDYKDVEILKDFVTETGKIMPARITGTKTGYQRQLSTAIKRARFLALMPYTDLHNA
- a CDS encoding DHA2 family efflux MFS transporter permease subunit, whose protein sequence is MSAAHAPHPPLPGSERLLATIAVSLAIFMYGLDMAVANVSIPAITGNLGVSLNQGTWVITSYAVANAIVIPLTGWLTARFGQVRLFLTSALLFTLASALCGLSTSLEMLVFFRCVQGAVAGPMNPLAMALLLAAYPPQKAAFAMGASMMTAMMSPALGPVLGGWITDNFSWPWIFYINIPVGLFSTWVSWRIFRHRESPRVKQPVDYVGLILLAIWVGAFQVMMEQGREHNWFDSAWVIFLGITCVTGLIFFLVWEWYEPHPVVELRLFKIPTFSVSATIGIFTSLPFFGNIVLTPLWLQSSLGYSATQAGQVAMFSGLFMFLFQPLVARAVPRLGSRRLAVVGLCILIVSVYLRTGFNPLLTSVDIIIPMALQGIGAGAVFMPIALLYISDMPPAKIASANGIYAFTRTLSIGIGTSVATSLWDNRTSHHHAQLTAQITPYNDAATQALGGLSASLGNEGALATMERLITVQAQTLGVNDYNVFAIGLLLAGIAFILLVKPGRPAGAAMPAPILEH
- the rpsF gene encoding 30S ribosomal protein S6, yielding MRHYEIVFIVHPDQSEQVPAMIERYQTLVTGRNGAIHRLEDWGRRQMAYPIQKVHKAHYVLMNIECDGETLAELENAFKFNDAVLRHLTIKMDKAVTAPSPMMKEEKSRSLTPAVEAKAEAPAA
- a CDS encoding NAD-dependent succinate-semialdehyde dehydrogenase, with translation MNLDDPGLFRQQAHVDGQWIDGAGGGFDVRDPATGALLGTVPDLGRAQTEVAIRAAADAWPDWRRRTARERGAVLRRWCELILTHQEDLARLLTAEQGKPLAEARGEIAYGASFIEWFAEEGKRVYGETIPATAPDRRLLVRKTPVGVCAAITPWNFPSAMLTRKVGAALAAGCTMVAKPAELTPFSALALAELGARAGLPPGVFNVITSADPQTVGQVLCASPTVRKLSFTGSTEVGKLLLRQCADTVKKVSLELGGNAPFIVFDDADLDLAVRGAVASKYRNAGQTCVCANRLLIQDGIYDEFARRLAVAVAELAVGDGRDPASRIGPLIEAAAVSKVEAHVRDALDKGARLLAGGARHALGGNFFQPTILADVTPAMRIAREETFGPVAPLFRFRDEAEAIRLANDTEYGLAAYFYSRDVARVFRVAEALEYGMVGINESAISTEVAPFGGMKESGLGREGSRHGIEDYLETQYWCLGGIHA
- the priB gene encoding primosomal replication protein N, translating into MTFPAAATNLIRLSGQILERGALRYTPAGVPVVEFRLVHQSEQEEAGAMRRVECEMPCVAVGPTANLLTGAQTGDGLHLGGFIAARSLKSRTPVLHVKTIEFLEGNPDGIQTKR